Part of the Puniceicoccus vermicola genome, ATTGGACCTTGTGGATCAACTACGCACCTATACCTACGAGGATGGCAGCCACCCTCTCGATTATACCGACATCATCAACGTTCACTTCTACACGGGCAAACAACTGCCTGAGCTCGCCGCCCAGGATCCCAATGCTCAGCGCACCGGTAAAAGCATGAAAGGCACCCCTCGGATCGAATCCGACCTTGCGGCGCTGAACATCTGGCGCAATCAGTTCAAGCCTGGGACGGAAATCTGGTTGACCGAAACAGGCTACGACGTAGGCGGCCCGATTGGCGGAACCTTACGAATGCAGGCGGCCAAACTGCCGCGAGCCCTGATGATGTCGATGGCCAATGGTGTGGACAAAATCTTCTGGTATCGTGAGAAAGGTTCCGACCCAAGCATGCATGGCGGCGCTGGATTGCTCGCGAACGACGAGCTCCCGCAACCCTCTTGGTTGACTTTTGCAACTCTGATCCGAGAGCTCCACGGAGCCGACCGGAACGACTGCCTGCAGCTTCCCTATCCGGATGAGAACATCCGCCTCTACCTGTGGAAGACAGACCAAGGCCCCGTTCTCACTGCATGGGCGATCCAGAATGGAGGCACGGTTGACCTGCCCTTGGGTAAAGTCACGCAGACCGATGCCTTCGGCTACAAGTCGGAGGTGACTCTCGATTCGCCTTGGGAGGTCAACGACTTCCCGATCTACCTGAGTGGCATTGAGCTTTCCGGCAGATTGCTCGAGCTCAAAGACCAAGCCGTTCAGTTGAAAACCGCCGAGATGCGAATGATCGAAGCGTCCAAAGACATGAACTACGCACTCCTCGATTTCGGTTCCCAAGATTCACCGGGCCTCTTGCGGGGGCATGGGATCATTCGTCCCTTTGAGACCTACACCTCGGAAGACACCTACGAAGCCGGGGCTCAAAACGGGTTTAGCAAACCAGCCCGTCAGGATGGAACGGTCGGACATCTCGCGCGCTACCCTCTTTTCTCCGACTACACTCGCTTCGATGCGAACACCGAGTTCACTGTAGACCTGGATCCCGGCACCTACGAAGTCGAGGGCCGCGCCAAGCAAGTCAGCAAGGGCGAGCTTCTCCTCCAAATCACCGACGCCAGCGGTAAGACCGAAGGTTACCAGATCGGCAAACCAGAAGGGATCTTACCCAACATCGGAGGCGTTTTCACCGTCAAACAGGGTCCCGTACGCATTCACTGTAATGGCTACATGGACCTAAGCTGGCTCTCCCTGGTCGAAGTCCAGGAATAGAGAGTCTTCTTCTCGAACAACCATCCTATCCGAAGAGCGATCGACTGAGCCTGCCCTACTGGAAGGCTCGGAACGCTCATCCAATTAATTCAACGTCACAGACAATAAGACCATTTCCTATGCTTCAAGTCGCTGAAGAATCTCGTTCCGAAACCGCCCGGAACCCACGCATTCCGGTCAAGCCATGGGGATACTTCAATGTATCCGCCAACGAGTTCGTTTTGGATACCCCTCACACGCCTCGTCCCTGGAAAAACATCCTCTGGAACGAAACATACAATGCTCAGCCGACTCAGCTATCGGGAGGAATTAGCTACAAACGGTACGAGGATGGAACGATTCTTCTCTTGAACTGGTCCGGGCACAAATACTTCTACCTGAAGAATCTGGAAACGGGAGAGACCTTCAGCCCGAGTATCGCGCCGCTGTCGAATAAGGGATTCGAGGCTTACGAGCACACGACGGGACTCTCCTACAGCACCACCAAGATTACCCAGTGCGGCCTCGAAGTCAGCGTGGTGCATTCTGTCGACTCCACCCTGCCCCGCGAGTATTTCGAACTGAGTCTCAAGAACCTGCGCGACACCGCACAGCCATGGCGCTTGGTTTTCTTCTGTGATATCAACTTGCGGTGCGTCGACAATAAGTTCGGGTCGGCAGACCGCTTTGAAGGAGAAGTCCTCTCGGACCACCGCCGCATCATCACCCGCAACCTGTCGGATCCTCGCAATGACCATGCCGCCTTCCTCGAAGCCAGCGTTCCCTTCGACGGCTACGCCTTCGAGACGGAAGACTTCACCGGACTGACTGGCTCGCTCGCTCGCCCCGACGCCGTTTTGGAAGAATGGCCCACTCATTTGAATCCGGTCCAGGCACCAATTCTCGCCGCTCATATCGATTGCACCATTCCGGCCGGAGAGTCCGAAAAGAGCTTCTTCACCCTCGGCCTTCCGGACGCTCAGGGTTATGATCTTTCCACCATGGAACTCACGACTCGTGAACAAATCCAACAATCGAAGGATCAACAAGAGTCACGCTTCACCAGCACCTACGAGTCGCTGAACCTTCAAACTCCGAATACAGAATTCGACCTTTTCGTCAACACCTGGTTCAAACACCAGCTCCACTACTGCGCTTTCTGGAACCGTGGCTGGGAAAAGGGATTCCGTGACAGCAATCAGGATGCGTGGGCCTTTGCCCTGCTCAAGCCAGAGCGATCGAGACAAATGATTCTCGATTGCCTCCCCTACCAGTACGCCGACGGTCGAACGGTTCGCAAGTGGGGACCGGTCGATCGGGATGCCTACAACGACGGAGGCACCTGGTTGATCTTTGCCAGCCACGCCTATCTGGCCGAAACCGGAGACTTCGATCTCCTCCAAATGGAGTCGCCGTTCTTTGAATCCGAGGACCGCGGAACTTGCTACGAACACTTGAGACGCTGCGTCGACTACCTCTGGAACAACCGAGGCGACAAAGGACTCTGCTTAATGCCTTACGGAGACTGGAACGATCGCCTGACCGGACCCGGCAAGGAAGGAAAGGGACAGAGCGTTTGGACTACAATGGCCCTCGCCGAGTCACTCCGCAAAATGGTCGAGATTGCCGAGCAATGTGGGTACCAAGAGGATGCTCTCGAATACAAGACCAAGAGAGAAGAGATCACCGAGACCCTTCGTCGCGAGGCGTGGAACGGCGAGTGGTATTCCCGCGCCTTCAACGATTTTGGGAAGCCCGTGGGCGCTCCGGAAAACAGCGAAGGCTCCATCTACCTCCTGCCGCAAGCTTGGAGCATCATCGCCGGCATCGCCACACCGGATCAGTTCCCGAGCCTGATTGAAGCGGTCGAATCCAAACTGCAGACCACCCATGGATTCCGGCTTCTCACCCCGCCCTACCGCCAGTTCGACCCGAGCATTGGCCACCTCAGTGCGACTCAACCTGGCTATCTTGAGAACGGCGGCAACTACTGCCATGGCACCATGTTCATGACCTATGCATTGAGCCTTGCAGACCAGCGTGAGAAATCCTTGGAGGCACTTATGAGCACGCTGCCGATCAATCCGGACAATCCCCCGTCGATCTCCCGTCAGGAGCCCTACTCGATTACCAATTCCTACGCCGCCCCTGAGTCAGGCAAAATGTCAGGCCGCTCCTATTTTTCTTGGAGAACCGGTGCTGCCGGCTGGGCGCTTCGTTGCGCAGTCGAGGGAATTATGGGTGTCACCGCGACCATGAAGGGCCTAGAGATCGCTGACGCTCTTCCAGTCGCGGATTGGGACAGTGCTTCCGTTGTCCGCCACTATCGGGGACGGAAGGTCCGGATTCAATGGAAGCGGACCGGCACCGCATCCCGGACTCTCAACGGAGTCGAATGCGAAAGCGGTCCCCTGACGACGAAAGATCTTTGGGAAGCGGAGAACCAATTGGAGATCACTTTCTGATCTCATTTTCGGAAGTGATTTCGACTCCCTCCTACCCGAGATCCCCCACTAGCGCCTAGTCGTATCGCGATCTGATAAAAAAACAGACCGAAAGGACCCTCGGTCCTTAAGGCGACTTTGAATTGTCCCGCTTCAAACCATCTTCCATCCCTATTTCATGCATCCATACGAAGATCCAAATCTTTCCACACAAGCCCGTTTAGACGATCTACTCCCTCGCATGACGTTGGAAGAAAAGATCGGCCAGCTCTGCATGATGGCCGGTAATGTGGATGAGGAATGGCTTGTTGAAAAACACGTAGGCACCATGATTAACGTCTACGAGGAAAACTCTTTGCGGTTGCAAAAGAAGCTGGGTGATGGACACCGTCTGCGCATCCCGGTTCTTTTCAGCTTGGACTGCCCGCACGGTCACGGTCTCCTCAGTTCCAAAGGGGCCACGGTCTTCCCCGGGCCCCTCGCGCTATCCTGCTCTTGGAGCGAAGACCATCTCGAAACTGTGGGACGTGTCACCGCCACCGAGATGACCTATACCGGGATCCACTGGTCCTTCGCCCCGGTAGTCGACGTCGTCCGCGATCTCCGCTGGGGCCGAGTCGAAGAAACCTTCGGAGAAGACGGTTTCCTCGTCGGCGAAATGGCCGCGGCCATGATTCGCGGATTCCAAGGGAAAAACCTATCCGATCCGGAAAGCGTCATGAGTTGCCTGAAGCATTTCATCGGCTACTCCCAGACCATCGGCGGACGCGATTCGACGGAAACTCAACTTTCGCAACGGCAACTTCGGCGCGATTTCCTTCCTCCCTACGAACGGGCTTTTGCAGAGGGATGCCCCACGGTCATGGCTGGCTATCAGGCCATCGACGGAACTCCCTGCTCTCTCAATCATTGGTTATTGCGTCATCTCCTTCGCGATGAACTTGGGTTTGAAGGCTTCGTCGTCTCCGACTTCAACAACATCGAGAAAGCGGTCAAACTCCAGAAGGTCTGCGAGGACATGGAGACTGCCTGCGTGGAATCCTTCAAGGCCGGAAACGACATGCCGATGCACACCCGCGAGTTTCCCGAGGCCGTACTCAAAGCCGTGCGAAATGGAACGCTCTCGGAGGAGGCTATTGATATTTCGTGCGCACGAATTCTCAAAATGAAATTCGCGCTGGGCCTCTTTGACGAGAAGCGTTATCCGGACCTCGCAAAACGCGCCACCCATTTCGGGAGTGAAGAGCACATGGAGAAGGCTCTTCAGGT contains:
- a CDS encoding GH36-type glycosyl hydrolase domain-containing protein, which gives rise to MLQVAEESRSETARNPRIPVKPWGYFNVSANEFVLDTPHTPRPWKNILWNETYNAQPTQLSGGISYKRYEDGTILLLNWSGHKYFYLKNLETGETFSPSIAPLSNKGFEAYEHTTGLSYSTTKITQCGLEVSVVHSVDSTLPREYFELSLKNLRDTAQPWRLVFFCDINLRCVDNKFGSADRFEGEVLSDHRRIITRNLSDPRNDHAAFLEASVPFDGYAFETEDFTGLTGSLARPDAVLEEWPTHLNPVQAPILAAHIDCTIPAGESEKSFFTLGLPDAQGYDLSTMELTTREQIQQSKDQQESRFTSTYESLNLQTPNTEFDLFVNTWFKHQLHYCAFWNRGWEKGFRDSNQDAWAFALLKPERSRQMILDCLPYQYADGRTVRKWGPVDRDAYNDGGTWLIFASHAYLAETGDFDLLQMESPFFESEDRGTCYEHLRRCVDYLWNNRGDKGLCLMPYGDWNDRLTGPGKEGKGQSVWTTMALAESLRKMVEIAEQCGYQEDALEYKTKREEITETLRREAWNGEWYSRAFNDFGKPVGAPENSEGSIYLLPQAWSIIAGIATPDQFPSLIEAVESKLQTTHGFRLLTPPYRQFDPSIGHLSATQPGYLENGGNYCHGTMFMTYALSLADQREKSLEALMSTLPINPDNPPSISRQEPYSITNSYAAPESGKMSGRSYFSWRTGAAGWALRCAVEGIMGVTATMKGLEIADALPVADWDSASVVRHYRGRKVRIQWKRTGTASRTLNGVECESGPLTTKDLWEAENQLEITF